The genome window GGTGACGGTGATGGATACCCGAAAGACCAGCTGGGCATTAACGGTCAACGGTCCAATAATGACCGGTTGTTCCCGCAGATCGGGCGTGTTGGCAATTAACTGCTGGTTAGCCTCCTCTACTAACTGGCGGACTTGGTCGAGTTTAGCACTGGGGGCAATGTGAATATCCACGTTGGTCACCATATTGTTGCGTGAAAAGTTTTGGACAATCGTGATTTGCCGGTTCGGGATATAGTTGAGGGTTCCATCGGCACTGGTTACCTGGGTCGTCCGGATCCCGATCGCGGTCACGGTACCCTTAATCTGGCCGATAGCAACCGTATCCCCAACGTCAAGCTGCTGCTCGAGTAGGATGAAAAAACCGTTGACCAGGTCGCTGACGAAGCCCTGGGCCCCCAGTCCTAATGCGATGCTAAAGATTCCGGCACCGGCAATCAACGTACCTACGGGAACGCCAATTTCGGAAAGAATGGCGTAGAGAAAGAAGAAGTAGCAGGTGTAGCGATAGATATTAAGTGTCATTGTCCGGATGGTTGCCAGCCGATTTTTATTTTTTAATAGTTGGTAGCGCTTGGACTCAAGGAACAGGTGGTTAATAATCAAGCGGCCTAGCCACAATATAATCAAGAAGAGCAGGGCGGTGACGATAATCAAGAGCAACTTATTGAGAATTTGCCGCCCAATTTCATTCCAGGATAGGTCGGTAAAGGCATGTTTGACTTGTTCCAGCTGTTTATTCAATTGGGCATTTCCAGCACCAAGAATCATGGGACGTTCCTCCTTTGGGTATATCCTTTTAATTGTAACAAGTTCTGCGAGGGAATGTCGATAGGGGGAATTTGTTGTTTTGCCCGGGATTGTGATATGCTATCATTGATATAACTGAATTGTGCAATCGGGAGGCGGAGTAGAATGACTTTTGGTGAATTAGCAGGGTTAATCGCTGCAATTGCCTTTTTGATCCTGGTGGTTTTCTTATGTATTCTGATCAACCATCTTAGTAAAACCATGCAGGAAACCAACCGGAGTATTTCCCTGCTCACAAAGGATATGGATAGCCTGAGCAAGGAAGTTGAAGAAGTTTTAGGAAATACAAATGTCTTGTTAGAAGATATCAACAAGAAGTCTAGTCAATTGGATCCGGCCGTTAAGGCTGTGGCTGAC of Limosilactobacillus oris contains these proteins:
- a CDS encoding DUF948 domain-containing protein — its product is MTFGELAGLIAAIAFLILVVFLCILINHLSKTMQETNRSISLLTKDMDSLSKEVEEVLGNTNVLLEDINKKSSQLDPAVKAVADVSQSVVDINDQLHEMAEKVATQREKNRLGLGLAKTAGKTVVLSAFNRYRQHRKNKKGAAKDE
- a CDS encoding mechanosensitive ion channel family protein yields the protein MILGAGNAQLNKQLEQVKHAFTDLSWNEIGRQILNKLLLIIVTALLFLIILWLGRLIINHLFLESKRYQLLKNKNRLATIRTMTLNIYRYTCYFFFLYAILSEIGVPVGTLIAGAGIFSIALGLGAQGFVSDLVNGFFILLEQQLDVGDTVAIGQIKGTVTAIGIRTTQVTSADGTLNYIPNRQITIVQNFSRNNMVTNVDIHIAPSAKLDQVRQLVEEANQQLIANTPDLREQPVIIGPLTVNAQLVFRVSITVTSGTQSQVASKFLAAYLKKLHAAQVPLSWEGREHSEN